The Kiloniellales bacterium genome has a window encoding:
- a CDS encoding xanthine dehydrogenase family protein molybdopterin-binding subunit, with product MGQFGVGQGLRRLEDARLLTGQGSYSDDVSAPGQVYGAVVRSPHAHAEILSIDTAAAGAGPGVLAVYTADDLSADGIGDIPLMTPLPGRDGKVGPTPPNPALARGRVRHVGDPVAFVVAETPHQARDAAEQVLVDYRELPAVIDTAEARSPGAPQVWDEAPGNLCLDWEMGDAEATEAVFREAAHVTRLRLVNNRVVVNAMEPRVALAEYDAEAERFTLTTPSQGWARLRGQLAEQVFKVAPEHIRILTPEVGGGFGMKIFLYTEQVMVMYAARKLGRPVKWTSERSEAFLSDTQGRDHVTEAELALDAEGKMLAVRVLTTANLGAYLSNFSTFIPTAAGASMLCGLYTLKQVYNRVACVFTNTVPVDAYRGAGRPEAAYVVERLVDAAAQELKIAPDELRRRNFIPTSSLPYETVTGFVYDSGEFERLMDEALRLADQPGFAARQAEAHASGRLRGLGIASYAECCGGIGMEDARVRLDADGGLTLIVGTQTNGQGHATAYAQLLAERFGLEPEMIRTSQGDSEDLREAGGTGGSRSLLMGGMAIQGAAEKAVERMKAVAGHLLEAAPADIEFDAGVFRIVGTDRRISLKDVAGATHSGALPPEVAGPVDEHHHVDTPPMTYPNGCHVCELEVDPDTGAVRIVRYVVADDFGKLVNPLLVAGQVHGGTAQGLGQALLEHTVYDAASGQLLSGSLMDYCLPRADDLPEIELHLFEVPCTTNPLGVKGAGEAGAIGAPPAIINALVDALRPLGVTHIDMPATPERVWQAIRNAGGNGRAAA from the coding sequence ATGGGACAATTCGGGGTCGGCCAGGGCCTACGGCGGCTCGAGGACGCAAGGCTGCTGACCGGCCAGGGCAGCTACAGCGACGATGTCTCCGCGCCCGGCCAGGTCTATGGCGCGGTGGTGCGCAGCCCCCACGCTCATGCCGAGATCCTCTCCATCGATACTGCCGCAGCCGGGGCCGGGCCCGGCGTGCTGGCCGTCTACACGGCTGACGACCTCAGCGCCGACGGGATCGGCGACATCCCGCTGATGACGCCGCTGCCCGGGCGCGACGGCAAGGTCGGGCCGACGCCGCCGAACCCCGCCCTAGCCCGCGGCCGGGTGCGCCACGTCGGCGACCCGGTGGCCTTCGTCGTCGCCGAGACCCCGCACCAGGCCCGCGACGCGGCCGAGCAGGTCCTGGTCGACTACCGCGAGCTACCCGCCGTGATCGATACCGCCGAGGCGCGGAGCCCGGGCGCGCCCCAGGTCTGGGACGAGGCGCCGGGCAACCTCTGCCTCGACTGGGAGATGGGCGACGCCGAGGCGACCGAGGCGGTCTTCCGCGAGGCCGCCCACGTCACCCGCCTGCGCCTGGTCAACAACCGGGTGGTCGTCAACGCCATGGAGCCGCGGGTCGCCCTGGCCGAGTACGACGCCGAGGCCGAGCGCTTCACCCTGACCACCCCCAGCCAGGGCTGGGCCCGCCTGCGCGGCCAGCTCGCCGAGCAGGTATTCAAGGTCGCGCCGGAGCATATCCGGATCCTCACGCCCGAGGTCGGCGGCGGCTTCGGCATGAAGATCTTCCTCTACACCGAGCAGGTCATGGTGATGTACGCCGCCCGCAAGCTCGGCCGGCCGGTCAAGTGGACCTCGGAGCGCAGCGAGGCCTTCCTCAGCGACACCCAGGGCCGGGACCACGTGACCGAAGCCGAGCTTGCGCTCGACGCCGAGGGCAAAATGCTGGCGGTCCGGGTCCTGACCACGGCCAACCTGGGCGCCTACCTGTCCAACTTCTCGACCTTCATCCCGACCGCCGCCGGCGCCTCCATGCTCTGCGGGCTCTACACCCTGAAGCAGGTCTACAACCGGGTCGCCTGCGTCTTCACCAACACCGTGCCGGTCGACGCCTACCGCGGGGCCGGGCGGCCTGAAGCGGCCTACGTCGTCGAGCGCCTGGTCGACGCCGCGGCCCAGGAGCTCAAGATCGCGCCGGACGAGCTGCGACGGCGCAACTTCATCCCGACCTCGTCCCTGCCTTACGAGACCGTGACCGGCTTCGTCTACGATTCCGGCGAGTTCGAGCGGCTGATGGACGAGGCGCTGCGCCTGGCCGATCAGCCGGGCTTCGCGGCGCGCCAGGCCGAGGCCCACGCCAGCGGCCGCCTGCGCGGCCTGGGCATCGCCAGCTACGCCGAGTGCTGCGGCGGGATCGGCATGGAGGACGCCCGGGTGCGCCTCGACGCCGACGGCGGCCTGACCCTGATCGTCGGCACCCAGACCAACGGCCAGGGGCATGCCACGGCCTATGCCCAGCTGCTGGCCGAGCGCTTCGGCCTCGAGCCGGAGATGATCCGCACCAGCCAGGGCGACAGCGAGGACCTGCGAGAGGCCGGCGGCACCGGCGGCTCGCGCTCCCTGCTGATGGGCGGCATGGCGATCCAGGGCGCCGCCGAGAAGGCGGTGGAGCGGATGAAGGCGGTGGCCGGCCACCTGCTCGAGGCCGCGCCCGCGGACATCGAGTTCGATGCCGGCGTGTTCCGCATCGTCGGCACCGACCGCCGGATCTCGCTCAAGGACGTCGCCGGCGCGACCCACAGCGGCGCGCTGCCGCCGGAGGTCGCCGGCCCGGTCGACGAGCACCACCACGTCGACACACCGCCCATGACCTATCCCAACGGCTGCCACGTCTGCGAACTGGAGGTCGATCCCGACACCGGGGCGGTCCGGATCGTGCGCTACGTCGTCGCCGACGACTTCGGCAAGCTGGTCAACCCGCTGCTGGTCGCCGGCCAGGTCCACGGCGGCACCGCCCAGGGTCTCGGACAGGCCTTGCTGGAGCACACGGTCTACGACGCGGCGAGCGGCCAGCTCTTGAGCGGTTCCCTGATGGACTACTGCCTGCCGCGCGCCGACGACCTGCCGGAGATCGAGCTGCACCTCTTCGAGGTGCCCTGCACGACCAATCCCCTGGGGGTCAAGGGCGCCGGCGAGGCGGGGGCCATCGGCGCGCCGCCGGCGATCATCAACGCCCTGGTCGACGCGCTGCGCCCGCTCGGGGTCACCCACATCGACATGCCGGCCACACCCGAGCGGGTTTGGCAGGCGATTCGCAACGCCGGCGGGAACGGAAGGGCTGCGGCATGA
- a CDS encoding DUF898 family protein: MNDQVTAAVGTTGGSRSIDLSYDGQAGEVAKIALVNSVLGLVTLGIYRFWAKTRLRRYLWSHVSMAGDRLEYTGRAIELFIGFLIAAVFLALLFGALMASSLLLDYGPQEINPLEIVYLLIILFLIPFALYRARRYRLSRTQWRGIRAGQTGSAVKYALMTLGLQLLVLITLSLAYPFYRTVLQRYRTTNTWFGDQRLEFGGRAGPMFGRWLLTLLLYIPTLGFAYFWYRTVEFRYYASETRYSGLSLSSNLEAGRVIGIILLSAISSMLFIGVMSGIYIIVMKAVGPGFLEPGGVTNPAEAAAILTPAFIAAYVVWLIFIIIGLGFIQTVLLLHPLTEAIAESLKLDGEVDFAALSQRAGQGPRHGEGLADAFDLSPI; encoded by the coding sequence ATGAACGATCAGGTGACGGCGGCTGTCGGCACCACCGGCGGGAGCCGGTCGATCGACCTCAGCTACGACGGCCAAGCCGGCGAGGTCGCCAAGATCGCCCTGGTCAACAGCGTCCTGGGGCTGGTGACCCTCGGCATCTACCGGTTCTGGGCCAAGACCCGGCTGCGCCGCTACCTCTGGAGCCATGTCTCGATGGCGGGCGACCGCCTCGAGTACACGGGCCGTGCGATCGAGCTCTTCATCGGCTTCCTGATCGCCGCCGTCTTTCTGGCCCTGCTCTTCGGGGCGCTCATGGCCAGCAGCCTGCTGCTCGACTACGGCCCGCAGGAAATCAATCCGCTGGAGATCGTCTACCTCCTGATCATCCTCTTCCTGATCCCCTTTGCGCTCTACCGCGCCCGGCGCTATCGCCTGTCCCGGACCCAGTGGCGCGGGATCAGGGCCGGCCAGACCGGCTCGGCGGTCAAGTACGCGCTCATGACCCTGGGCCTGCAACTGCTGGTGCTGATCACCCTGAGCCTGGCCTATCCCTTCTATCGCACCGTGCTGCAGCGGTATCGCACGACCAACACCTGGTTCGGCGATCAGCGCCTGGAGTTCGGCGGCCGCGCCGGGCCGATGTTCGGCCGGTGGCTGCTCACCCTCCTGCTCTACATCCCCACCCTGGGCTTCGCGTACTTCTGGTACCGGACGGTCGAGTTCCGCTACTACGCGAGCGAGACCCGCTACTCCGGGCTGTCGCTCAGCTCGAACCTGGAGGCCGGCCGGGTGATCGGCATCATCCTGCTCTCGGCCATCTCTTCGATGCTCTTCATCGGCGTCATGTCGGGGATCTACATCATCGTCATGAAAGCCGTCGGACCCGGATTTTTGGAGCCCGGAGGCGTGACGAACCCCGCCGAGGCCGCGGCGATCCTGACTCCGGCGTTTATTGCCGCCTACGTCGTTTGGCTGATCTTCATCATCATCGGCCTGGGCTTCATCCAGACGGTCCTGCTGCTGCATCCGCTGACGGAGGCAATCGCCGAGAGCCTGAAGCTGGACGGCGAGGTCGATTTCGCGGCCCTGAGCCAGCGCGCCGGGCAGGGGCCGAGGCACGGCGAGGGTCTGGCCGATGCCTTCGATCTTAGTCCGATCTGA
- a CDS encoding M48 family metallopeptidase, with product MTEYRGSFNDGKRAASHPVVVRLRMRELWIEDAGGKLLATWPYEKLRAVDELTTAKTARLTCAESPRARLVVEGEGFLEELAEEAPQFNRRRRAVRRLARRGLWAVTGLAAVVAVFWVVLPRGVPYLAETIPVSWEEALGRAVLDDLLAFFAAMADEEEARTCEVAAGRAALDRLVARLGSAVDSPYDYKVVVVDLDITNAFALPGGYIVLFDGLLDFAKAPEEVAGVLAHEMGHVIHRHGTQAMLRQMGLSVIFEFLMGGGGSIGAELGGMVLALSYSREAELQADGTGIEILQSAGLRPVGLAAFFKRLQAESGDVTGPFQILSTHPSFAARLDRLKDVEDEGAASMSPADWTALRAICGPDAADEDQADT from the coding sequence ATGACCGAGTACCGCGGCAGCTTCAACGACGGTAAGCGGGCCGCCAGCCACCCGGTGGTGGTCCGACTGCGGATGCGCGAGCTTTGGATCGAGGACGCGGGCGGCAAGCTGCTGGCCACCTGGCCATATGAGAAGCTGCGCGCCGTCGACGAGCTGACGACCGCCAAGACCGCGCGCCTGACCTGCGCCGAGTCGCCCCGGGCCAGGCTGGTCGTCGAAGGCGAGGGCTTCCTGGAAGAGCTGGCAGAGGAGGCCCCGCAGTTCAACCGTCGCAGGCGGGCCGTCAGACGGCTGGCGCGGCGCGGCCTTTGGGCCGTGACCGGCCTCGCCGCCGTTGTCGCCGTATTCTGGGTCGTGCTGCCCCGGGGCGTTCCCTATCTCGCGGAGACGATTCCGGTGTCCTGGGAGGAGGCGCTTGGCCGCGCGGTGCTGGACGACCTTCTGGCGTTTTTTGCGGCGATGGCGGACGAGGAGGAAGCCCGGACCTGCGAGGTGGCGGCAGGGCGGGCGGCACTCGACCGCCTGGTGGCGCGCCTCGGCAGCGCCGTGGACTCGCCCTACGACTACAAGGTCGTCGTCGTCGACCTCGATATCACCAACGCCTTCGCGCTGCCCGGCGGCTACATCGTGCTCTTCGACGGCCTGCTCGACTTCGCGAAGGCGCCCGAGGAGGTCGCCGGCGTCCTGGCGCACGAGATGGGACACGTGATCCATCGCCACGGCACCCAGGCGATGCTGCGCCAGATGGGTCTCTCGGTGATCTTCGAGTTCCTGATGGGCGGCGGTGGCTCGATCGGCGCCGAGCTGGGCGGCATGGTGCTCGCACTGTCCTACAGCCGGGAGGCCGAGCTTCAGGCGGACGGCACCGGGATCGAGATCCTGCAGAGCGCCGGGCTGCGGCCGGTCGGGCTCGCGGCCTTCTTCAAGCGCCTGCAGGCCGAGTCGGGCGACGTCACCGGACCCTTCCAGATCCTCTCGACCCACCCCAGCTTCGCCGCCCGCCTCGATCGCCTCAAGGACGTCGAGGACGAAGGCGCGGCGAGCATGAGCCCGGCCGACTGGACCGCCCTACGGGCGATCTGCGGGCCCGACGCGGCCGACGAGGACCAGGCCGACACCTGA
- a CDS encoding ribonucleotide-diphosphate reductase subunit beta, with product MSLLEANPVYKPFKYPWAYEAWLTQQRIHWLPEEVPLADDVKDWQRNLSEAERNLLTQIFRFFTQSDVEVNNCYMKHYARVFGPTEIQMMLAAFANMETVHIAAYSHLLDTIGMPESEYSAFLRYKEMKDKYDYMQQFGTETKEEIALTLAVFGAFTEGLQLFASFAILLNFPRINKMKGMGQIVSWSVRDETLHTHSIIRLFRSFISENKEIWTEALQHEIYKACETVVTHEDAFIDLAFELGGVEGLEAAEVKRYIRYIADRRLAQLDLQPIYRVEANPLPWLDAMLNGVEHTNFFENRATEYSRAATRGSWEEAFD from the coding sequence ATGTCCCTGCTGGAAGCCAACCCCGTCTACAAGCCGTTCAAGTACCCCTGGGCCTACGAGGCCTGGCTGACCCAGCAGCGCATCCACTGGCTGCCGGAAGAGGTGCCGCTGGCCGACGACGTCAAGGACTGGCAGCGCAATCTGAGCGAGGCCGAGCGCAACCTGCTGACCCAGATCTTCCGCTTCTTCACGCAGTCGGACGTCGAGGTCAACAACTGCTACATGAAGCACTACGCCCGGGTCTTCGGGCCGACCGAGATCCAGATGATGCTGGCCGCCTTCGCCAACATGGAGACGGTGCACATCGCCGCCTACTCACATCTGCTGGACACCATCGGCATGCCGGAGTCCGAGTACTCGGCCTTCCTCCGCTACAAGGAGATGAAGGACAAGTACGACTACATGCAGCAGTTCGGCACCGAGACCAAGGAGGAGATCGCGCTCACCCTCGCGGTCTTCGGCGCCTTCACCGAGGGCCTGCAGCTCTTCGCCTCCTTCGCGATCCTGCTCAACTTCCCGCGCATCAACAAGATGAAGGGCATGGGCCAGATCGTCTCCTGGTCGGTGCGCGACGAGACCCTGCACACGCATTCGATCATCCGCCTGTTCCGCAGCTTCATCTCGGAGAACAAGGAGATCTGGACCGAGGCCCTGCAGCATGAGATCTACAAGGCCTGCGAGACCGTGGTCACCCACGAGGACGCCTTCATCGACCTGGCCTTCGAGCTGGGCGGGGTCGAGGGCCTGGAGGCGGCCGAGGTCAAGCGCTACATCCGCTACATCGCCGACCGGCGCCTGGCGCAGCTCGACCTGCAGCCGATCTACCGGGTCGAGGCCAACCCCCTGCCCTGGCTCGACGCCATGCTGAACGGGGTCGAGCACACCAACTTCTTCGAGAACCGCGCGACCGAGTATTCCCGGGCCGCGACCCGGGGCTCCTGGGAAGAGGCCTTCGACTGA